A genomic window from Centroberyx gerrardi isolate f3 chromosome 14, fCenGer3.hap1.cur.20231027, whole genome shotgun sequence includes:
- the ampd2b gene encoding AMP deaminase 2 isoform X1, translating into MDGKYKEIAEELFSRSLAESEMRSAPYEFPEDSPIEQLEERRQRLERQISQDVKFEPDILLRAKQEFMKTDSATDLEYMKEQNQAPELQEREPIPEKEYQRVTISGEEQCGVPFTDLLDAAKCVVKALFIREKYMGLSLQSFCRTTARYLQELSDRPLDIGVYEEEIPETTVTASIMTFCLLSDATVHPPVSETHPYESQDPASMPPDMGYGCKMVNGVVHVYTTRNIMDKSTELDLPYPNLQEYIADMNVMMALIINGPVKSFCYRRLQYLSSKFQMHILLNEMKELAAQKKVPHRDFYNIRKVDTHIHASSCMNQKHLLRFIKRAMKKYPTEIVHVERGKGQTLMEVFESMNLTAFDLSVDTLDMHADRNTFHRFDKFNAKYNPIGESILREIFIKTDNHVEGTYFGHIIKEVMADLEESKYQNVELRLSIYGRCRDEWDKLAKWAVKHRVYSDNVRWLVQVPRLFDVYHTKKQLSNFQQMLENVFMPLFEVTVDPGSHPELHLFLQHVVGFDSVDDESKPEHHIFNLDSPLPVNWTEEDNPPYSYYLYYMYVNMTVLNHLRRQRGFHTLVLRPHCGEAGPIHHLVSGFMLSENISHGLLLRKAPVLQYLYYLAQIGIAMSPLSNNSLFLSYHRNPLPEYLSRGLMVSLSTDDPLQFHFTKEPLMEEYSIAAQVWKLSSCDMCELARNSVLMSGFSHKVKSYWLGPHFIKEGQESNDIRRTNVPDIRVAYRYETMCEELNLITQAIRTDELETIEEEGSLCMGAVQGEK; encoded by the exons ATGGACGGGAAGTACAAGGAGATTGCTGAG gAGCTGTTCTCACGCAGCCTGGCAGAGAGTGAGATGCGCAGCGCCCCCTATGAATTTCCTGAGGACAGCCCCATTGAACAGCTGGAAGAGAGACGGCAGCGCCTGGAGCGACAGATCAGTCAGGATgtaaa GTTTGAACCTGACATTCTCCTACGAGCCAAACAGGAGTTCATGAAAACTGACAGCGCTACAGACCTCGA ATACATGAAAGAGCAGAACCAAGCTCCTGAGCTGCAGGAGAGGGAACCGATTCCTGAGAAAGAGTACCAGCGAGTCACCATCTCTGGAGAGGAGCAATGTGGG GTTCCCTTCACAGATCTGCTGGACGCTGCCAAGTGTGTGGTGAAGGCTCTCTTCATAAGAGAGAAGTACATGGGTCTGTCACTGCAGAGCTTCTGCAGGACCACGGCCCGCTACCTGCAGGAGCTGAGCGACAGACCGCTGGACATAGGAGTCTATGAGGAGGAGATCCCAGAGACCACAGTCACTGCtagtat TATGACATTCTGTCTCCTCTCAGATGCCACAGTGCACCCACCTGTTTCTGAAACACACCCCTATGAGTCCCAGGACCCTGCCAGCATGCCCCCTGACATGGGTTATGGCTGCAAGATGGTGAACGGTGTCGTGCATGTGTACACTACAAGGAACATAATGGATAA GAGCACAGAGCTGGACCTGCCCTATCCAAACTTGCAGGAATACATCGCTGACATGAACGTCATGATGGCCCTCATTATCAACGGACCAGT AAAGTCCTTCTGCTACCGCCGCTTGCAGTACCTCAGCTCCAAGTTCCAGATGCACATCCTGCTCAACGAGATGAAAGAgctggcagcacagaagaaagTCCCGCATCGAGACTTTTACAATATCCGTAAG GTCGACACACATATCCATGCCTCGTCCTGTATGAATCAGAAGCACCTTCTGCGCTTTATCAAAAGAGCCATGAAGAAGTATCCTACAGAGATTGTTCATGTGGAAAGGGGCAAAGGTCAGACACTCATGGAAGTGTTTGAGAGCATGAACCTCACAGCCTTTGACCTGAGTGTGGACACCCTGGACATGCACGCA GACCGCAACACTTTTCACCGCTTTGACAAGTTCAATGCCAAGTACAACCCCATTGGCGAGTCGATCCTGAGAGAGATCTTCATCAAAACTGACAACCATGTTGAGGGGACATACTTTGGTCACATTATCAAG GAGGTTATGGCTGACCTGGAGGAGAGCAAGTACCAGAACGTGGAGCTCAGGCTGTCTATCTATGGGCGCTGTAGAGATGAGTGGGACAAGCTGGCCAAGTGGGCGGTCAAACACCGGGTCTACTCAGACAACGTGCGCTGGCTTGTGCAAGTGCCACGACTCTT TGACGTCTACCACACAAAGAAACAGCTGTCCAACTTCCAACAGATGCTGGAGAATGTCTTCATGCCTCTGTTTGAGGTGACAGTCGACCCAGGCAGCCATCCAGAGCTGCACCTCTTCCTTCAGCAT GTAGTGGGTTTTGACAGTGTGGATGATGAGTCAAAACCAGAGCACCACATCTTCAACCTGGACAGCCCTCTGCCTGTCAactggacagaggaggacaaCCCGCCCTACTCCTACTACCTCTACTATATGTATGTTAACATGACGGTGCTGAATCACCTGCGCAG GCAGCGGGGGTTTCACACACTTGTACTACGTCCTCACTGCGGCGAGGCGGGACCAATCCATCACCTGGTGTCTGGTTTCATGCTGTCAGAGAACATTTCCCATGGGCTACTGCTCAGGAAG GCTCCCGTGCTGCAGTATCTGTACTACCTGGCCCAGATTGGCATCGCCATGTCCCCCCTCAGTAACAACAGCCTGTTCCTCAGCTACCATCGCAACCCGCTCCCAGAGTACCTGTCCCGAGGCCTCATGGTCTCTCTGTCCACAGACGATCCCCTGCAGTTCCACTTCACCAAG GAGCCACTGATGGAAGAGTACAGCATTGCAGCCCAGGTGTGGAAGCTGAGCTCCTGCGACATGTGTGAGCTGGCCAGGAACAGTGTGCTGATGAGCGGATTCTCTCATAAG GTAAAGAGCTACTGGCTCGGCCCGCACTTCATCAAGGAGGGTCAGGAGAGCAATGACATCAGGCGTACCAACGTCCCTGACATCCGCGTGGCGTATCGTTACGAGACCATGTGTGAGGAGCTGAATTTAATCACCCAGGCCATCCGCACAGATGAGCTGGAGACCATCGAGGAAGAAGGCAGCCTGTGTATGGGAGCTGTGCAGGGAGAGAAGTGA
- the ampd2b gene encoding AMP deaminase 2 isoform X2: MDGKYKEIAEELFSRSLAESEMRSAPYEFPEDSPIEQLEERRQRLERQISQDVKFEPDILLRAKQEFMKTDSATDLEYMKEQNQAPELQEREPIPEKEYQRVTISGEEQCGVPFTDLLDAAKCVVKALFIREKYMGLSLQSFCRTTARYLQELSDRPLDIGVYEEEIPETTVTANATVHPPVSETHPYESQDPASMPPDMGYGCKMVNGVVHVYTTRNIMDKSTELDLPYPNLQEYIADMNVMMALIINGPVKSFCYRRLQYLSSKFQMHILLNEMKELAAQKKVPHRDFYNIRKVDTHIHASSCMNQKHLLRFIKRAMKKYPTEIVHVERGKGQTLMEVFESMNLTAFDLSVDTLDMHADRNTFHRFDKFNAKYNPIGESILREIFIKTDNHVEGTYFGHIIKEVMADLEESKYQNVELRLSIYGRCRDEWDKLAKWAVKHRVYSDNVRWLVQVPRLFDVYHTKKQLSNFQQMLENVFMPLFEVTVDPGSHPELHLFLQHVVGFDSVDDESKPEHHIFNLDSPLPVNWTEEDNPPYSYYLYYMYVNMTVLNHLRRQRGFHTLVLRPHCGEAGPIHHLVSGFMLSENISHGLLLRKAPVLQYLYYLAQIGIAMSPLSNNSLFLSYHRNPLPEYLSRGLMVSLSTDDPLQFHFTKEPLMEEYSIAAQVWKLSSCDMCELARNSVLMSGFSHKVKSYWLGPHFIKEGQESNDIRRTNVPDIRVAYRYETMCEELNLITQAIRTDELETIEEEGSLCMGAVQGEK, from the exons ATGGACGGGAAGTACAAGGAGATTGCTGAG gAGCTGTTCTCACGCAGCCTGGCAGAGAGTGAGATGCGCAGCGCCCCCTATGAATTTCCTGAGGACAGCCCCATTGAACAGCTGGAAGAGAGACGGCAGCGCCTGGAGCGACAGATCAGTCAGGATgtaaa GTTTGAACCTGACATTCTCCTACGAGCCAAACAGGAGTTCATGAAAACTGACAGCGCTACAGACCTCGA ATACATGAAAGAGCAGAACCAAGCTCCTGAGCTGCAGGAGAGGGAACCGATTCCTGAGAAAGAGTACCAGCGAGTCACCATCTCTGGAGAGGAGCAATGTGGG GTTCCCTTCACAGATCTGCTGGACGCTGCCAAGTGTGTGGTGAAGGCTCTCTTCATAAGAGAGAAGTACATGGGTCTGTCACTGCAGAGCTTCTGCAGGACCACGGCCCGCTACCTGCAGGAGCTGAGCGACAGACCGCTGGACATAGGAGTCTATGAGGAGGAGATCCCAGAGACCACAGTCACTGCta ATGCCACAGTGCACCCACCTGTTTCTGAAACACACCCCTATGAGTCCCAGGACCCTGCCAGCATGCCCCCTGACATGGGTTATGGCTGCAAGATGGTGAACGGTGTCGTGCATGTGTACACTACAAGGAACATAATGGATAA GAGCACAGAGCTGGACCTGCCCTATCCAAACTTGCAGGAATACATCGCTGACATGAACGTCATGATGGCCCTCATTATCAACGGACCAGT AAAGTCCTTCTGCTACCGCCGCTTGCAGTACCTCAGCTCCAAGTTCCAGATGCACATCCTGCTCAACGAGATGAAAGAgctggcagcacagaagaaagTCCCGCATCGAGACTTTTACAATATCCGTAAG GTCGACACACATATCCATGCCTCGTCCTGTATGAATCAGAAGCACCTTCTGCGCTTTATCAAAAGAGCCATGAAGAAGTATCCTACAGAGATTGTTCATGTGGAAAGGGGCAAAGGTCAGACACTCATGGAAGTGTTTGAGAGCATGAACCTCACAGCCTTTGACCTGAGTGTGGACACCCTGGACATGCACGCA GACCGCAACACTTTTCACCGCTTTGACAAGTTCAATGCCAAGTACAACCCCATTGGCGAGTCGATCCTGAGAGAGATCTTCATCAAAACTGACAACCATGTTGAGGGGACATACTTTGGTCACATTATCAAG GAGGTTATGGCTGACCTGGAGGAGAGCAAGTACCAGAACGTGGAGCTCAGGCTGTCTATCTATGGGCGCTGTAGAGATGAGTGGGACAAGCTGGCCAAGTGGGCGGTCAAACACCGGGTCTACTCAGACAACGTGCGCTGGCTTGTGCAAGTGCCACGACTCTT TGACGTCTACCACACAAAGAAACAGCTGTCCAACTTCCAACAGATGCTGGAGAATGTCTTCATGCCTCTGTTTGAGGTGACAGTCGACCCAGGCAGCCATCCAGAGCTGCACCTCTTCCTTCAGCAT GTAGTGGGTTTTGACAGTGTGGATGATGAGTCAAAACCAGAGCACCACATCTTCAACCTGGACAGCCCTCTGCCTGTCAactggacagaggaggacaaCCCGCCCTACTCCTACTACCTCTACTATATGTATGTTAACATGACGGTGCTGAATCACCTGCGCAG GCAGCGGGGGTTTCACACACTTGTACTACGTCCTCACTGCGGCGAGGCGGGACCAATCCATCACCTGGTGTCTGGTTTCATGCTGTCAGAGAACATTTCCCATGGGCTACTGCTCAGGAAG GCTCCCGTGCTGCAGTATCTGTACTACCTGGCCCAGATTGGCATCGCCATGTCCCCCCTCAGTAACAACAGCCTGTTCCTCAGCTACCATCGCAACCCGCTCCCAGAGTACCTGTCCCGAGGCCTCATGGTCTCTCTGTCCACAGACGATCCCCTGCAGTTCCACTTCACCAAG GAGCCACTGATGGAAGAGTACAGCATTGCAGCCCAGGTGTGGAAGCTGAGCTCCTGCGACATGTGTGAGCTGGCCAGGAACAGTGTGCTGATGAGCGGATTCTCTCATAAG GTAAAGAGCTACTGGCTCGGCCCGCACTTCATCAAGGAGGGTCAGGAGAGCAATGACATCAGGCGTACCAACGTCCCTGACATCCGCGTGGCGTATCGTTACGAGACCATGTGTGAGGAGCTGAATTTAATCACCCAGGCCATCCGCACAGATGAGCTGGAGACCATCGAGGAAGAAGGCAGCCTGTGTATGGGAGCTGTGCAGGGAGAGAAGTGA